The window CGCTGCGCGTTCCTATCGTGTCGTTCAGCGCGATCAAGCATGTCGCGCGGCGCGATGACGGGCCCCGCGCGACCGTGAAGATGCCGTCACAAACGGCAGCGATGGTAAAGTGTGCAGCCTGCACCGGAATGTAATTCTAGAGAAGAGATGCGGACGATAGTTGTCTTTGTCAGGCGATAGCATTGCTGGTAACTACTGGAGTAGCCAGCCATGCGGCGACAAAGTTCAGCTAACCAGGCAGGTCATCTGGTAAGCGAGCCCTGACAAACGAGTTGCCGGTGAGCAAGGTCACTCACCGGGAACAGGCCGCAGCAACCATCCCATCCAATCATCCCGCAGATTCATCATTTCCGCGCCCACCGCGTGGCGTGTGTAGAGGAAGGAGCCCCCCATGTTGGTCTTGTCGAGGCACCGTGACGAAAGCATCATGATCGGCGACAACATCGTCATCACGATTGTCGATATCCGTGGCGACAAAGTACGTCTGGGCATTGAAGCCCCGTCGGACATTCCGGTTCACCGCCAGGAAGTATACGAA is drawn from Anatilimnocola floriformis and contains these coding sequences:
- the csrA gene encoding carbon storage regulator CsrA, which encodes MLVLSRHRDESIMIGDNIVITIVDIRGDKVRLGIEAPSDIPVHRQEVYEAIQRENRKASQLRPGDTKDLGRTNTGT